The sequence ATGGGCGCCAGGCAGTTGGTGGTACAGCTTGCGCAGCTGATGATGGTTTCGCTTCCGTCGAGTATCGCATGATTTACATTGAACACAACAGTCTTGAGATCACCGGTCGCCGGGGCGGAGATAACCACGCGTTTGGCTCCCGCGGCCAGGTGCGCTTCCGCCTTGGCTTTATCGGTGAAGAAGCCGGTACTTTCGATCACCACGTCCACATCATGAGTACCCCAGGGAATCTGGGCCGGATCTTTCTGCGCATATACCTTCACTTCGTGGCCATTAACCACGATCGCATTTTCCGTAGAAGTCACATGCTGACCAAAGCGGCCCTGTGCGCTGTCATATTTTAACAGATGTGCCAGTACTGCC comes from bacterium and encodes:
- a CDS encoding aldehyde dehydrogenase; the protein is MSTVKVAINGFGRIGRLVFRQIYNMEGIDVVAINDLTSPAVLAHLLKYDSAQGRFGQHVTSTENAIVVNGHEVKVYAQKDPAQIPWGTHDVDVVIESTGFFTDKAKAEAHLAAGAKRVVISAPATGDLKTVVFNVNHAILDGSETIISCASCTTNCLAP